CGTGGAACCTGGATTTCGAAGGGAGCACCAGCGCGCTTCTCGATGGATTCAGCAGCGGTTGGAACTGGATCACCTTGATCCACAACGGCGAAGGCGAGCACCTCTGGGTGTGCAGCGACGGGCAGACCTCCACTTCGGCCACACCAACGTTCACTTTCAGCGAGAGCGCCACGTACACCATCACGCACACCTACACCGATCCCTGCGGCAACACCGATACGGTGACGCTCACCTTCGACATCGTGCTCGGCGTGGGAGAGCAGGAGCAGCGAACGCGTTACCAGGTATGCTCCGCTGGACCGGGAATGCTGGAGGTGCGCGGCGCGGAGATCGGCGCGATGCTCACGCTCTTCGATTCGCAAGGGCGATTGCTATGGAGCGAGCGCATGGAACAAGGCACATCACGGATCCCGTGCACGCCGGGATTGTGCTTCTGGCAGGTGGAGGATGCCAGCGGTGAGAAGTGCAGCGGGAAGCTGGTGGTGGAGTGATTCCGATCACCAAGCAGCTCCAATCACCGCCAACCTTCCATCGCGGCCCTCGTTCGTTTGTCGAGCTCCGCGAAGAGCGCCTCCTCCAAGCCCTCCATAGCGCCGCGTTCGAACACCCGCGTGAAGCGGCCATGCTGGAGCAAGTGGATCCGATCGCACAAGGCAACGAGCGGCCCCAGCACATGGGAGGTGATGAGCACCGTGCGGCCGCGCTCTGCCAAGCGCTTGATGATGGCCTCCAGCACGCGCACCGAGGCCAGGTCCAGCCCGTTCATCGGCTCGTCGAGCAGCAGCACCTCGCGCTCCAGTCGCAGCACGCCGAGCAGCACGAGCTTGCGCTTCATGCCCGTGGAGTAGGTGCTGATGAGCTGGTCGAGCGGCACTTCGAGCAAGGCGTTCAGCGCTTGCGCATCGGATTCGCCGGAAGCGGGCATGAAGAGGTCGAGGTATTCGCGCCCGGTGATGCCCGGATGGAAGTAGCTCTCCGCTTCTTGGAAGGCCGTGTTCCCATGGAACATGTCCACGCCTTTCCATTGCACACGCGCTGAAGGGCCACGGCCGAAGCCGTAGAGCGCGTTCAACAAGGTGGTCTTGCCGGCGCCGTTCAGGCCCACGATGCCGTGGACGCCGGGCGCCATCTCGTAGCGCGGGATGTCGAGCACCGGCTTGTCGCCGTACGCGCAATGCAGGTCAGCGATGGTGAGCATGGAAATAGGCATGGAGGTTCTCGCGGGCCTTGCGCACTTCGCCCAATAGCATGATGAGCGGCACCAGGCCCAGCCCGGGCAGGATGGCGAAGACGGCCGCGACGCCCACGTTCGCGCTGTTGGCCTCCAGGCGTTCGTTGGGGCGGTAGTTCGCGTACTTCAGCACCACGGCATAGGCCACCAGCACGAGCAGGCCCGCGCCGAAGAGCCCGTGGATCCACCACCACGACGGCTGGAAGATGGTGGCGCCGATGAGCGCGGGCAGTTCACATAACGCCATCAGCCGCATGGCACCGAGCACTTTGCTCCGCAGCAGTGCACGGGCATCGGGTGCGGTGGACAGCAGCATGGCGCGCGGCTCGCATTGCTCCTGTGCCCCAGCGGCCATCATGGCAATGGCCCCGAGCAGGAGGAGCGGCAGCACGGGCAGCCAGCAGAAGGCCAGCGCTGCGAGCCAGAGCAACAAGCTCCAGGGATGCGTGTGCTGCAGCATGCTCTTCCACTCGAAGAGCCGCGCGGGTATCCGCTTCCGGAGCCAGGCCGCGCGAACACCCGAGGCACGCGCCACCGGCGACCAGGGCAATGCGAGCGCCACGCACACCACCGCAGCATACGTCCCTGCACCGGCCAGCAGAAGACCGAGCATGGCGGGCAGCACCACCGCGCCGTACTCCAGCGCCATGGCGGCGCGCGCCTGCGGCACATGCCGATGCAGGAAATGATGGTCAGGCCGCCGCTGGTGCATGCCCCAGGCCACGAGCAGCGCGCCACCGGCGATGTAGGGCGCGTTCGTGGCATCGTGGAGCGCGGCCGCGCGCAGCAACCACACCGCGCCCGCCACGGCGAGCGCGAGCAGCACGATGCCATAGGCCGGCAACGCACGGCGCAACTGCAGCCAGCGCAGGTGCAGCAGCACGAAAGGGGAGGGCGCCGACGCGTTCACGGTGGGCAAGTTCGCCAGAGCAGTGGCAAGGTTCGGTTGCATTACACAAGCGGCAAGAAAGCCGTTGCGCTTGCACTGCCGGGTGCACACGGTGGACGGGGTGGCGCACCGTATCCACCCCGTCCACCCGAGCGGGAAGGCACCTTAACCTTGGCGGCATGCAACTTCAGAACTACGCCGCCGGCCAGTGGGTCGCCGGATCGGGCAAGCAAGCACTTATGCGACTCCCTTCAGCAGTTCCAGCAGTTCTTTCGTGGTGAGGCTGTCACGGTCGGTCTTGTCGTAGATCGTAAGCATGTAGACCTTGCCCTGCAGCAGCCGCACATAGGTGATCACGCGGCCGCCACCGGACTTGCCGCTGCCTTTCGACGATATCGCCAGCCGGATCTTGTAGCAGTCCTTGCCGATCGGTGTTCCCTGGACAGGACGTTCTTCGAGCGACGCGACAAGGGCCAAGACATCCGCGTCCAACGAACGATGCCGCTTCTTCAGTTCCTTGAAACGACGCTGGAAGAACCCCGTGAGAACGACCTCAGCCATGCTTGAGGAAGTCGCGGGCGCGGGTCAACTTCTTCTCGCCGCGCGCATCCGCTTTGGCCTCCATCAGCGCATCGAGCAGGTCGTTGGCGAAGGCGACTTTGCGACCATCGCGGATGATGCTCGTCACCTTGACGAAGTCGAGTTCGCCCAACAGGTCGAGCAGCAGCTTGCGCTTCCGGGTGTTCTTGAGTTGGAGGACGATCTGTTCCATGAGGCCCAAAACTAATCCGCAGACGTCGCAGATGTCACAGATAACTCAGTCCATCCTGGCATTCATCTGTGTAATCTGCGACATCAGTGGATAATCCTCCCGTGCTCATCTTCGCAACATGCAACTTCAGAACTACGCCGCCGGCCATTGGGTCGCTCAAAGGCGGGTGAATGGGATTTGGCGAATGGCGAATGGCCGCGCGCTCCCCATTCACCAACTCCCATTCGCCATTCACCAAGCACGCTTCATCGATGCCTGAACAACTCAAGAATTATACAGCAGGTCAGTGGGTAGCTGGCTCCGGCCCCCAAGCCGAACTCCTCGACGCCTCCACCGGCGAGTTCATCGCCACCACAGCCTCCGGCTCTGCCGGAATGAAGAATGTAAAATGTAGAATGATCAATGATCAACGACGGTCCCCCATTCTGCATTCTTCGTTCTACATTCTACATTCTACATTCTACATTCATTCGCCCATGAGCCACCAACTCCTCAACTACGCACACGGCCAATGGGTCGCCGGCACCGGCCCCCAATCCGAACTCCTCGACGCCAGCACCGGTGAACTAGTGGCCACCACCTCCTCCGGCGGCCCTGCCTGCCGGCAGGCAGGCTCGACTTCGCCGCCATGCTCCACTACGCCCGGACCGTGGGCGGACCGCTCCAATGCCATTCTCCGCAGATGTCGCAGCAAGCCCACGCCTGCTGAGCAGACATCCGCAGTTGCGTGATTGCGCTCGTTTGCCAAAGCAGGCAACAGTAAACCAGGTGGAGTGGAGAATTTCTCCATGTCGGAGCAAGTGCTCGGGTAGCCCCGGTACCTTTGGTCATATGTTCAAGCACGCTGGTTCCGTCCTGTGCGCAATACTGGCAATGGCCCCTGCGACGCGCGCACAGGACTGCGGCACACTGTCACCGACGGATGAAGAGTATGCCTTCACGCGCGACGTGCTGGCGCACATGGATGTGTCCGCTCTGCGTAATGAGGGCACTACATGTATTCCCCTGCAGGCACACGTGGTATGCACCAGTGCGGGTACCGATTGCATGACACAAGCGGAGCTGAACCGTGCGTTGGCGTTCGTCAACTATGCCTTCATGCCGGCCGGTATCGAGTTCTTCTGGAAAGGCCCAATGGAGACTGCGAACAACAGCGATCTCTTCGATTATGACGAGTCCGAGGACAGCGAAGGCGGATTGACCTCGCTTTTCACCCCCGCTACGGATGCGGTGAACATCTACTTCCCCAATTCCCTCGGGGACCTGTGCGGATGGGCGTACTATCCTCCAGGTCCGAACGTCATTGTTATGAGCAGTACATGCGCCCTTACAGGCCCTGCTGGAACGTTCCCGCACGAAATGGGCCACTACCTCGGCTTGTACCACACCTTCGAGGGTACGGAGAACGGTCCTGCGAGCAGCAACGCCGAGAACGTGGCGCGGACCGGACCACAAGCCGACTGCACGGTCGATGGCGATCTTCTTTGTGGCACGGCTGCGGACCCCCGTGGCAACACGAATGTGGAGTGTGAATACGTCGATGGAGAAGTGGATGTGTTCGGTGTGCCGTACGACCCCCCGCTTGAGAACATCATGAGCTACTATCCGTGCAGCAGTTGGAACGGATTCACAGATGACCAGTTCACGCGGACGCAACAGGGCCTGTTGCTTCGCTTGAGCTACCTGAACGCGCCACCGATGAACGTTGCTGCCCCCGGTGGTCTCACGGCCACCTTGGACAGTCTTGGTGCACATTTGGAGTGGACAGACAACGCGGACAATGAGCTCGGCTACCTCATCGAGCGCTCGACCACCTCGGCCACAGAGGGGTTCCGTCAAGTGGCCTATGGTTCAACCGCCGCCGACGACATCGACTACAATGACCATACCCTGCTGAGCAATACGACCTACTATTTCAGGGTCAAGACCGTGAACGGGGACTGCAACGCGTACAGCAATGTCGATTCCGTGACCACGGGAATCATCTACTGCACCCCGTTCTATCTGTTCATCTGCGGATCATCGCCCATCGATGATGTGGTCCTCATCGGTGAGACCTCGACCCTGAGCAACCTGAATTCGGGATGCTCCAGCAATGAATACGGGAACTTCACGAGCATGAGCACGGATGTTAACGCCGGTGGAACTTACAGCCTCCAGGTAGGCCCTCCGGATACGGTCTCCTATGTGCTACGCTACATCCAAGTGTGGGGTGATTGGAACCAGGATGGCGACTTCAACGACGTCGATGAGACCATGCTGCCGACTTACAGTGAAATGGCGCCGGTCTTCCATGGTTCGTTGACGATTCCGGTTGGTGCAATGGGCGGGAGCACACGCATGCGTATCCGCGTCTGGAACCAAAGCAGTGGTGGCGGGATAACGCCCTGCGGTCAGCGTTTGTACGGGGAGGGTGAAGACTACACCTTGGTGGTGAACCCACTTTCCACCAGTTCAAGCGATATCAGGACCGAGGAAGGAATGGCCCTCTTCCCCAACCCCACGACGGACCTGTTGCAAGTGTCTTTTTCCGCCAACTTGGTCCCGGCTGGCATCGAGATCCTGGACGCACAAGGACGGTTGCTGCGCACGGTCGCTGCCAACGGGGTACAGAAGCTCTTACTGGATGTCAGCGAACTGAGCCCGGGAGTTCATGTCGTGCGCAGTAGAAGCCGACACGTGACGAGCGTGCGCAGATTCACCAAGCTTTGAGCAATACCGCGCAACTCGCCTTAGGTCTTCACCAACTGATATAGCGCGGCACGCTGGTGCATCTCGGCTATTGCATCGCTTACATCGATCATCTGCATCATCCCCTGGACGGGACAGGTCCTGCGGATAACCCTCCCGTACCGAACTTCGCCGACATGCAGTTACAGAACTACATCGCCGGCCAATGGATCGCCGGTTCCGGAAAACAAGCCGAACTTATCGACGCCTCCACCGGCGAGCTCATCGCCACCACCTCCTCCACCGGCCTCGACTTCGCCGCCATGCTCCACTACGCCCGCACCGTGGGCGGTCCCAAGCTCCGGAAGATGACCTTCCCCGAGCGTGGACGCATGCTCAAGG
The DNA window shown above is from Flavobacteriales bacterium and carries:
- a CDS encoding ATP-binding cassette domain-containing protein; amino-acid sequence: MLTIADLHCAYGDKPVLDIPRYEMAPGVHGIVGLNGAGKTTLLNALYGFGRGPSARVQWKGVDMFHGNTAFQEAESYFHPGITGREYLDLFMPASGESDAQALNALLEVPLDQLISTYSTGMKRKLVLLGVLRLEREVLLLDEPMNGLDLASVRVLEAIIKRLAERGRTVLITSHVLGPLVALCDRIHLLQHGRFTRVFERGAMEGLEEALFAELDKRTRAAMEGWR
- a CDS encoding type II toxin-antitoxin system RelE/ParE family toxin, producing MAEVVLTGFFQRRFKELKKRHRSLDADVLALVASLEERPVQGTPIGKDCYKIRLAISSKGSGKSGGGRVITYVRLLQGKVYMLTIYDKTDRDSLTTKELLELLKGVA
- a CDS encoding T9SS type A sorting domain-containing protein, whose protein sequence is MFKHAGSVLCAILAMAPATRAQDCGTLSPTDEEYAFTRDVLAHMDVSALRNEGTTCIPLQAHVVCTSAGTDCMTQAELNRALAFVNYAFMPAGIEFFWKGPMETANNSDLFDYDESEDSEGGLTSLFTPATDAVNIYFPNSLGDLCGWAYYPPGPNVIVMSSTCALTGPAGTFPHEMGHYLGLYHTFEGTENGPASSNAENVARTGPQADCTVDGDLLCGTAADPRGNTNVECEYVDGEVDVFGVPYDPPLENIMSYYPCSSWNGFTDDQFTRTQQGLLLRLSYLNAPPMNVAAPGGLTATLDSLGAHLEWTDNADNELGYLIERSTTSATEGFRQVAYGSTAADDIDYNDHTLLSNTTYYFRVKTVNGDCNAYSNVDSVTTGIIYCTPFYLFICGSSPIDDVVLIGETSTLSNLNSGCSSNEYGNFTSMSTDVNAGGTYSLQVGPPDTVSYVLRYIQVWGDWNQDGDFNDVDETMLPTYSEMAPVFHGSLTIPVGAMGGSTRMRIRVWNQSSGGGITPCGQRLYGEGEDYTLVVNPLSTSSSDIRTEEGMALFPNPTTDLLQVSFSANLVPAGIEILDAQGRLLRTVAANGVQKLLLDVSELSPGVHVVRSRSRHVTSVRRFTKL